A window of the Gammaproteobacteria bacterium genome harbors these coding sequences:
- the ruvX gene encoding Holliday junction resolvase RuvX, whose translation MSQQYLAFDFGTRYIGVAIGQDVTRTARPLTTLKQQAQEPDWHAIKKLIEQWSPAAIIVGIPTHETGPNQWITEKAKAFAEQLALETKCIVHTIDERLSTIEARQSLFEQGGYRFLAKEAVDAMAAKVILETWLQEISF comes from the coding sequence ATGAGTCAACAATATTTAGCATTTGATTTTGGCACTCGCTATATCGGTGTTGCCATTGGGCAAGACGTCACGCGAACCGCGCGTCCGTTAACCACGTTGAAGCAACAAGCGCAAGAGCCTGATTGGCATGCAATAAAAAAGCTTATTGAGCAATGGTCGCCTGCCGCAATTATTGTGGGTATTCCTACGCACGAAACTGGGCCAAATCAATGGATTACAGAAAAAGCAAAAGCGTTTGCAGAACAGCTTGCTTTAGAAACAAAATGTATTGTGCATACGATTGACGAACGCTTAAGCACGATTGAAGCGAGGCAATCTTTATTTGAGCAAGGCGGCTATCGTTTTTTGGCAAAAGAAGCGGTTGATGCGATGGCAGCCAAAGTTATTTTAGAAACGTGGTTGCAAGAAATCAGCTTTTAA
- a CDS encoding 5-formyltetrahydrofolate cyclo-ligase: protein METKATIRQYYRTFRRHIPAEKKLLASCSLADIFLNASRDKSQKNIAVYLAVDGEINLQPLIKALWQLQYNVFLPVIDIDTQMLSFVQYNASTTMKKNQYGIEEPQNMTSDILAKNLDFVLMPLVAFDHLGTRLGMGKGFYDKSFEFCREKPGKPLLIGVAYACQCAQQLPVDPWDVPLDGVLTEKELLIFSVKS from the coding sequence TTGGAAACCAAAGCCACTATTCGGCAATATTATCGCACTTTTAGACGACACATTCCCGCCGAAAAAAAATTATTAGCTTCTTGTTCTTTGGCAGACATTTTTTTAAATGCAAGCAGAGATAAATCTCAAAAAAATATTGCAGTTTATTTGGCTGTTGATGGCGAAATAAATTTACAACCATTAATTAAAGCGTTATGGCAATTACAGTATAATGTTTTCCTCCCTGTCATTGATATTGATACTCAGATGTTGAGTTTTGTCCAATATAATGCATCAACCACTATGAAAAAAAATCAGTATGGTATTGAAGAGCCGCAAAACATGACAAGTGATATTCTTGCTAAGAATTTAGATTTTGTACTGATGCCTCTAGTTGCCTTTGATCATCTAGGTACTCGCTTAGGAATGGGTAAAGGGTTTTACGATAAAAGTTTCGAATTTTGTCGAGAGAAGCCTGGTAAGCCTTTGCTCATCGGTGTTGCTTATGCATGTCAGTGTGCGCAACAGTTGCCAGTCGATCCATGGGATGTGCCTTTAGATGGCGTGTTGACAGAAAAAGAATTATTAATATTTTCGGTGAAATCATGA
- a CDS encoding YggT family protein gives MGSAVQQTLMFLVQFIFGLYTFVIVLRLWLRAVYADYNHPFVAGIARATTPLVRKLQKYIPDMRGIETASVVLLLLLILVKLFLISFIAGHIPSIGGLFVWALASLVEVCLDTAFYLMIIMAILSWMPNAQPALYGLLMQVTQPILQPVRRIVPLLGGMDLSPVVILVVIQVIEMLMVQPVIRAGINAAFH, from the coding sequence ATGGGATCAGCTGTGCAACAAACATTAATGTTTCTAGTTCAATTTATTTTTGGGCTATATACTTTTGTTATCGTATTACGTTTATGGTTACGTGCTGTTTATGCAGACTATAATCATCCTTTTGTTGCCGGAATTGCAAGAGCGACAACGCCCTTGGTGCGTAAATTACAAAAATACATTCCTGATATGCGTGGTATTGAAACTGCTAGCGTTGTGTTGCTGTTGTTATTAATCTTAGTAAAGTTATTTTTGATTAGTTTTATTGCTGGCCACATTCCTTCTATCGGGGGTTTGTTTGTTTGGGCCTTGGCGAGTTTAGTTGAGGTGTGTTTAGATACTGCGTTTTATTTAATGATAATCATGGCTATCTTAAGTTGGATGCCAAATGCACAGCCCGCACTTTATGGTCTACTTATGCAGGTGACGCAACCAATTTTGCAGCCTGTTAGAAGAATTGTTCCCTTGCTCGGCGGTATGGATTTATCACCTGTGGTAATCTTAGTAGTCATTCAAGTGATTGAAATGTTGATGGTTCAGCCTGTTATTCGCGCAGGGATTAATGCGGCGTTTCATTGA
- a CDS encoding pyrroline-5-carboxylate reductase: MKKHVNIAFIGCGNLATSLVRGLLESGYPKEKIWATNRNAEKNKLLHDSLGIHVSEDNHKAAQHAEVIVLGVKPQQMQSVAKDIALILQEKKPLVISVAIGISTAMLSHWLGGDVALVRSMPNTPALVSAGASGLYANVHVTESQKEFAESLHRAVGITIWVEKESLIDVVAALSGSGPAYFFYIIEAMQSAAVKLGLPEKEASELALQTALGASRLALESDDDVLTLRKKVTSPKGTTEQAIKVFDERGLPSIMEAAMRATILRAQALTASLEQEE, translated from the coding sequence ATGAAAAAACATGTAAACATTGCTTTTATTGGCTGTGGTAACTTAGCCACAAGTTTGGTCCGTGGGCTTTTAGAGTCTGGCTATCCCAAAGAAAAAATTTGGGCAACCAATCGTAACGCAGAAAAAAACAAGTTGCTTCATGATTCTTTGGGTATCCATGTGAGCGAGGACAATCACAAAGCCGCACAGCATGCAGAAGTCATTGTGCTGGGTGTAAAGCCGCAGCAAATGCAAAGCGTTGCGAAGGACATTGCCTTGATTTTACAAGAAAAAAAACCATTAGTTATTTCCGTGGCGATTGGTATTAGCACGGCAATGTTATCCCATTGGTTGGGGGGTGATGTGGCGTTGGTGCGAAGTATGCCGAATACGCCTGCGCTTGTTTCTGCAGGAGCAAGTGGGCTTTATGCGAATGTGCATGTCACAGAATCACAAAAAGAATTTGCAGAATCTCTCCATCGTGCTGTTGGTATTACAATTTGGGTAGAAAAAGAATCGTTAATCGATGTGGTGGCGGCACTGTCAGGCTCTGGTCCGGCTTACTTTTTTTATATTATTGAGGCAATGCAATCTGCGGCGGTGAAGTTGGGATTGCCAGAAAAAGAAGCGAGCGAATTGGCGCTGCAAACAGCATTAGGAGCCAGCCGTTTGGCGCTTGAAAGCGACGATGATGTGTTAACTTTGCGCAAAAAAGTCACCTCTCCAAAAGGTACGACTGAGCAGGCGATTAAAGTGTTTGATGAAAGAGGGCTTCCAAGTATTATGGAAGCAGCGATGCGCGCAACTATTTTGCGCGCACAAGCGTTGACGGCGTCGTTAGAACAAGAAGAGTAG
- a CDS encoding YggS family pyridoxal phosphate-dependent enzyme, whose amino-acid sequence MDISDNLYKLRDQIFVLEGRHCGRQGSVRLLAVSKTKSIAEIEEAIHVGQYFFGENYVQEAIEKIQALTKYSNLEWHYIGRVQKNKVRSLAQYFDWVQTIETKEVAEKLNQACEKINRKINICLQVNIGCEPQKNGVLLIENVGAAGWSPLEVLAKHIVEKCPFLCLRGLMAIGLDTQDQKLLKQMFSQLRSCYDVLKKQYATVDTLSMGMSSDMALAIACGSTMVRIGTAIFGERRK is encoded by the coding sequence ATGGACATATCAGATAATCTGTACAAATTGAGAGATCAAATTTTTGTGCTTGAAGGACGGCATTGCGGTCGGCAAGGCTCAGTGCGTTTGCTGGCAGTCTCAAAAACAAAATCAATCGCAGAAATTGAAGAGGCAATTCATGTCGGTCAATATTTCTTTGGTGAAAATTATGTGCAAGAAGCTATTGAAAAAATTCAAGCATTAACAAAATATTCTAATCTAGAGTGGCACTATATTGGCAGAGTTCAAAAAAACAAAGTAAGAAGTTTGGCCCAATATTTTGATTGGGTGCAAACGATTGAAACCAAAGAAGTTGCTGAAAAATTAAATCAAGCTTGTGAAAAAATAAATCGTAAGATTAATATTTGTTTGCAAGTTAATATTGGTTGTGAGCCCCAAAAAAACGGAGTCCTGTTAATAGAAAATGTAGGGGCCGCCGGTTGGTCGCCCTTAGAGGTTCTTGCAAAACATATCGTTGAGAAGTGCCCCTTCTTATGTTTGCGAGGTTTAATGGCTATTGGATTAGACACGCAAGATCAAAAGCTTTTAAAACAGATGTTTTCTCAGTTAAGATCTTGTTATGATGTATTAAAAAAACAGTATGCAACCGTGGATACATTGTCGATGGGAATGAGTAGCGACATGGCATTAGCAATTGCCTGTGGTTCAACCATGGTGCGCATTGGTACGGCAATTTTCGGGGAGCGCAGAAAATGA
- a CDS encoding toxin: MNVKQYDFSAEKNHWLKENRGVSFEEIITAMKNDGLLSAISHPNQLKYPNQQMYLVDINDYVYVVPFVKQDRNTVFLKTIFKSRKLTKNYLVNKRGE, encoded by the coding sequence ATGAATGTTAAGCAATATGACTTTTCAGCCGAAAAAAATCACTGGTTAAAAGAAAACCGAGGGGTTAGTTTTGAAGAAATTATAACCGCGATGAAAAATGACGGGCTTTTGTCTGCTATTAGTCACCCAAATCAACTAAAATATCCCAATCAACAGATGTATCTTGTTGATATTAATGATTATGTTTATGTAGTGCCTTTTGTTAAACAAGATAGAAATACTGTTTTTTTGAAAACAATATTTAAGAGTCGAAAGCTAACTAAAAATTATTTGGTTAATAAGAGAGGTGAATAA
- a CDS encoding TSUP family transporter yields the protein MSITSYALFWAAGFGAGLLDAIAGGGGLVGLPVLLSSGMPPLAALGTNRLQSIAGETIAMIYFLRSGKLKLQSLAWCFLFVILGASIGTIAVQTIHNDVLTKIIPFILLSLILYSVFSRRLFVQQEKPRLSSLWFATIFGTAIGAYNGSFGPGTGAIWTSCFILFLALDAQQAIMRSKPVNIAGNLVSVFWFVLQGNVMYSVALTMSFGQILGASIGARLVLTRGKKFIQVAFVIVVILMTLNLGLKAFF from the coding sequence ATGTCAATAACCAGTTACGCGTTGTTTTGGGCCGCAGGTTTTGGGGCTGGCTTATTAGATGCAATCGCTGGAGGTGGTGGCTTAGTTGGGCTGCCTGTTTTGCTGTCGAGTGGCATGCCACCTTTGGCAGCATTGGGGACAAATCGCTTGCAAAGTATAGCCGGTGAAACCATAGCGATGATTTATTTTCTACGTTCTGGAAAATTGAAACTTCAATCTCTTGCCTGGTGCTTTTTGTTTGTTATTCTCGGTGCAAGCATTGGTACTATCGCGGTGCAAACGATTCATAATGATGTGTTAACTAAAATCATCCCTTTTATTTTGTTGTCGCTAATTTTGTATAGTGTATTTAGTCGACGACTATTTGTTCAGCAAGAAAAGCCAAGGTTATCATCGTTGTGGTTTGCTACAATTTTTGGAACGGCTATTGGCGCTTATAATGGGTCCTTTGGCCCAGGTACTGGTGCGATATGGACGTCGTGTTTTATCCTTTTTTTGGCGCTTGATGCGCAGCAGGCAATTATGCGCAGTAAGCCGGTGAATATTGCTGGAAACCTTGTTTCGGTATTTTGGTTTGTGTTGCAAGGGAATGTAATGTATAGCGTTGCATTGACTATGTCGTTCGGACAAATTCTGGGGGCATCTATTGGCGCGCGTTTAGTGTTAACCCGAGGAAAAAAATTTATTCAAGTTGCATTTGTTATTGTTGTTATATTGATGACGTTAAATTTAGGTTTGAAGGCGTTTTTCTGA